A genomic stretch from Desulfotignum balticum DSM 7044 includes:
- a CDS encoding ATP-binding protein: MVGIEAMEDYSLRYAARSFRRWPAWILANTALGGISFLALEAIGAKLILDCGFANTAWAVLAITLIVFLTGLPIAYYSASYNVDIDLLTRGAGFGYIGSTITSLIYASFTFIFFSIEAVIMAQALELCLKLPLVTGYLISSLVIIPLVIYGITLINRIQLYTQPLWILLFVLPFVYILINDPGTLTRWSAFPGYSPSGASFDLLLFGSAWSLCFSIISQIGEQVDYLRFLPDKTKENRVAWWTALIFAGPGWILVGGLKMMCGAFLAFWAMSVYGLDLPQILEPVHLYLSGFSQLFHHSALALGVTAFFVVLSQVKINVTNAYAGSLAWSNFFSRLTHNHPGRVIWMIFNVLLAILMMHFGLVFTLGTVLAVYSNFAAAWIGAMVADLILLKPLGISPPYIEFRRAYLYSINPVGFGAMLTASTVSLACFFGAFGAYPKAFSAVIALCLSFCLALVIARATKGRYYIARPPEKIGSGNSNELALCSICEKSYEIQDMVYCPVYNELVCSLCCSLDILCQNACKKKDPSPVSPGLRKKRQQSSHGSVWAVSFLFQNFLVHFFSVAGVLAIIFVCFYLLFVSGQQIANGLVSFFVYLFLTVLLFWGIWVWWFALNQENRARAESKLDQYILDLEQEVTDRKQAEIRLLDSEDRLRHLNENLEVLVKERTQELKSSYRSLRQADKMASLGILVSGMAHEVNNPINFISLNSKLLKDVWQDILPALEEYEKTYGDLEIAGMSFDYARLSIPKLLAGISQGADRVSGIVHNLKDFSLQHSRNMKGQVDINKALEASLALMESVIKKSTNHFQVFMDPAVPLFRGDSRSIEQVMINLIQNACQALQTPDRGITVNTGTHNGQVIFSILDEGEGILPRMLKHVTDPFYTTKRGQGGTGLGLSISAGIVEEHQGVLKISSVPDQGTRVELRFPKMINDKEHSFSSGSKLHEETICEPKALDPGQGLNMTLRKKNNGKSSESF; the protein is encoded by the coding sequence TTGGTCGGCATCGAAGCCATGGAAGATTATTCCCTCCGGTATGCAGCCCGCTCTTTCAGGCGCTGGCCAGCCTGGATTCTTGCCAATACAGCCCTTGGTGGCATCTCTTTTCTGGCCCTGGAAGCCATCGGCGCCAAGCTGATCCTTGACTGCGGTTTTGCCAATACCGCCTGGGCTGTTCTGGCCATCACTCTGATCGTCTTTTTGACCGGCCTTCCCATTGCATATTATTCCGCCAGCTACAACGTGGACATCGATCTCCTGACCCGGGGAGCGGGTTTCGGGTACATCGGGTCTACCATTACCTCCCTGATTTACGCCTCTTTTACGTTTATTTTTTTTTCCATCGAGGCGGTGATCATGGCCCAGGCACTGGAATTGTGCCTGAAGCTTCCCCTGGTAACAGGCTACCTTATCAGTTCCCTTGTGATCATTCCCTTGGTTATTTACGGCATCACCCTCATCAACCGCATCCAGCTTTATACACAGCCCTTGTGGATACTTCTTTTTGTTCTTCCTTTTGTGTACATCCTGATCAACGACCCCGGGACCCTCACGCGGTGGTCAGCGTTTCCCGGGTATTCGCCCAGCGGTGCCTCCTTTGATCTGTTGCTTTTCGGATCTGCCTGGAGTCTTTGTTTTTCAATCATCTCCCAGATCGGGGAGCAGGTAGACTATCTGCGGTTTCTGCCCGACAAGACAAAGGAGAACCGGGTGGCATGGTGGACAGCACTGATCTTTGCTGGTCCGGGCTGGATTCTGGTGGGGGGGCTGAAAATGATGTGCGGCGCTTTTCTGGCTTTCTGGGCTATGAGCGTTTACGGCCTTGACCTGCCCCAGATTTTGGAACCGGTGCACCTTTATCTCAGCGGATTCAGCCAGCTTTTTCACCATTCGGCCCTGGCCCTTGGCGTGACCGCTTTTTTTGTGGTCCTCTCCCAGGTCAAAATTAATGTGACCAATGCGTATGCCGGTTCTCTTGCCTGGTCCAATTTTTTTTCCCGTCTTACCCACAACCATCCTGGAAGGGTGATCTGGATGATATTTAACGTGTTACTGGCGATCTTGATGATGCATTTTGGCCTGGTATTTACTTTGGGCACGGTGTTGGCTGTTTATTCAAATTTTGCAGCCGCCTGGATCGGGGCGATGGTGGCCGATCTTATCCTGCTCAAACCCCTGGGCATAAGCCCTCCCTATATCGAGTTCCGGCGAGCTTATCTTTATAGCATCAATCCTGTTGGCTTCGGGGCCATGTTAACCGCATCCACTGTTTCCCTGGCCTGTTTTTTCGGGGCATTCGGGGCTTATCCAAAGGCCTTTTCCGCTGTCATTGCCCTATGTCTTTCCTTTTGTCTGGCCCTGGTCATTGCCCGGGCAACCAAAGGAAGGTACTATATTGCCCGCCCTCCTGAAAAAATAGGGTCCGGCAATAGTAATGAACTGGCTTTATGTTCCATCTGTGAAAAATCCTATGAGATCCAGGACATGGTCTATTGTCCTGTTTATAACGAACTCGTCTGCTCTCTCTGCTGCAGCTTGGACATCCTGTGCCAGAACGCCTGTAAAAAAAAGGACCCTTCGCCGGTTTCACCTGGCCTAAGAAAAAAGAGGCAGCAATCCTCCCATGGGAGCGTTTGGGCCGTGAGTTTTCTGTTCCAAAATTTTTTAGTGCATTTTTTTTCCGTAGCAGGGGTACTGGCGATTATTTTTGTTTGCTTTTACCTGCTTTTTGTTTCTGGGCAACAGATTGCCAATGGCCTGGTTTCGTTTTTCGTTTATCTTTTTTTGACAGTGCTTCTTTTTTGGGGTATCTGGGTCTGGTGGTTTGCCCTCAACCAGGAGAACCGGGCCCGAGCAGAAAGCAAACTGGACCAGTATATCCTGGATCTGGAGCAGGAGGTAACAGACCGCAAACAAGCCGAGATCAGGCTTCTCGATAGTGAGGACCGCCTCCGTCACCTGAACGAAAATCTCGAGGTACTGGTAAAGGAGCGGACCCAGGAGCTCAAGAGCAGCTACCGGTCCCTGAGACAGGCAGATAAGATGGCTTCTTTAGGTATCCTGGTGTCGGGCATGGCCCATGAGGTGAACAATCCCATCAACTTTATTTCTCTCAACTCAAAGCTTTTAAAGGATGTTTGGCAGGATATCCTGCCAGCCCTGGAAGAGTATGAAAAGACATACGGGGACCTGGAAATAGCCGGAATGAGTTTTGACTATGCAAGGTTGAGCATCCCCAAGCTCCTTGCCGGCATAAGCCAAGGGGCGGATCGGGTATCGGGTATTGTTCACAACCTCAAGGATTTCTCACTCCAGCACTCCCGGAACATGAAAGGCCAGGTGGATATCAATAAGGCCCTGGAAGCGTCCCTGGCGTTGATGGAGAGTGTCATTAAAAAAAGCACCAACCATTTCCAGGTGTTTATGGATCCGGCTGTTCCATTGTTCAGGGGGGATAGCCGGAGCATTGAACAGGTCATGATCAATCTTATTCAGAATGCGTGCCAGGCATTGCAGACGCCGGATCGTGGTATCACTGTCAACACCGGAACACATAATGGGCAGGTTATTTTTTCCATCTTGGACGAGGGGGAAGGGATCTTACCCCGGATGCTGAAACATGTGACGGATCCATTTTATACGACCAAGCGGGGGCAGGGCGGTACAGGCCTTGGCCTGTCCATCTCAGCCGGCATTGTCGAAGAACACCAGGGAGTCCTCAAAATCAGTTCTGTCCCGGATCAGGGAACCCGGGTGGAGTTGCGGTTTCCCAAGATGATAAACGATAAGGAACATTCATTCTCTTCGGGCAGCAAGTTACATGAAGAGACAATCTGTGAACCCAAGGCCCTGGACCCTGGCCAGGGCTTAAATATGACGTTAAGGAAAAAAAATAATGGCAAATCATCCGAATCCTTTTAA
- a CDS encoding urea transporter, producing MEHPMMVFTRSVLRGCGQVMFQKNAVTGLIFFAGIFYNSTTLGICALLGTVTSTGTALLLGADKDLIQDGLYGFNGTLAGIAIPFYFSFEPTLLLLVVLNGAFSTIVMAALLQFLGKWEVAPLTAPFVLSTWVFLLSAHTFHLFAPGPLLVPALPHSAPVAELGRVSGMTLWEGLTKGVGEVMFQDHVITGCLFVVGLAVNSRISALLGLLGSMVGLLTAWILKAPESSLHLGLYGFNSVLCGIALYGVFYSPGKGVGACTIAAMIMCAITTAAMGVLLAPMGIPALTGPFVLVTWFFLFAGRQFSVLEKAMPKPSELSENMCD from the coding sequence ATGGAACATCCAATGATGGTCTTTACTCGCTCAGTGCTTCGGGGATGCGGCCAAGTGATGTTTCAGAAAAATGCTGTCACTGGATTGATTTTTTTTGCGGGGATATTCTACAATTCAACAACACTGGGCATCTGCGCCCTTTTAGGAACGGTGACGTCCACTGGGACAGCCCTGCTGCTTGGGGCTGATAAAGACCTGATTCAGGACGGTTTGTATGGATTCAACGGAACCTTGGCCGGTATTGCCATCCCGTTTTATTTTTCCTTTGAGCCAACGCTGCTGTTACTGGTAGTTCTCAACGGAGCATTTTCCACCATTGTTATGGCAGCGCTCCTGCAATTTCTGGGAAAATGGGAGGTGGCACCGCTGACCGCACCCTTTGTCCTATCCACCTGGGTATTTTTACTGTCTGCCCATACCTTTCACCTTTTCGCGCCCGGGCCGCTCCTGGTGCCCGCGCTTCCCCATTCCGCGCCTGTGGCCGAGCTGGGCCGTGTGAGCGGTATGACCCTTTGGGAGGGACTTACCAAGGGTGTGGGTGAGGTGATGTTCCAAGACCATGTGATCACTGGCTGTCTGTTTGTGGTCGGTTTGGCCGTTAACTCACGTATATCTGCCCTGCTTGGACTGTTGGGGTCCATGGTAGGGCTGTTGACGGCCTGGATACTGAAGGCACCGGAATCCTCCCTGCACCTTGGACTTTACGGGTTTAACTCAGTGCTGTGCGGCATTGCCCTATACGGGGTGTTTTATTCTCCGGGAAAGGGCGTGGGAGCGTGTACCATAGCTGCGATGATCATGTGTGCTATTACCACGGCAGCTATGGGTGTCCTGCTTGCCCCCATGGGGATACCGGCCCTGACCGGACCCTTTGTCTTGGTTACCTGGTTTTTCCTCTTTGCTGGCCGGCAGTTTTCGGTCCTGGAAAAAGCCATGCCAAAACCGTCAGAATTATCTGAAAATATGTGTGATTAA
- a CDS encoding GNAT family N-acetyltransferase codes for MNRFEELTRSHNRVGFDCGVQELNVFLHNLAHQNFKKGLSRTFVLTSEDIPEEILSFYTLSIFEVCARKLPQRFSKKYKGHLPAVKIARLAVATVLQNQGFGKYMIIDAIRRAMAISKHVGIIGLFVDATNEDAKKYYLKFGFIPLPDHTLELFLPLKTLQKMYVEVFEKK; via the coding sequence ATGAACCGGTTTGAGGAACTGACCCGTTCACATAATCGAGTTGGATTTGATTGTGGCGTGCAGGAACTCAATGTTTTTCTTCATAATCTTGCTCATCAAAATTTCAAAAAAGGTCTTTCCCGGACATTTGTATTAACGAGTGAAGATATTCCAGAGGAGATTTTATCTTTTTATACGCTGTCTATTTTTGAAGTTTGTGCGCGTAAACTACCACAAAGATTTTCAAAAAAATACAAAGGGCATCTTCCAGCCGTAAAAATCGCCCGTCTTGCTGTTGCCACAGTCTTACAAAATCAGGGCTTTGGTAAGTATATGATTATCGATGCAATTAGACGAGCAATGGCAATTTCAAAACACGTTGGTATAATCGGCTTATTTGTGGATGCAACAAATGAAGATGCCAAAAAGTATTATTTGAAGTTTGGATTTATCCCTTTACCTGATCATACTTTAGAACTTTTTTTGCCGTTAAAAACCCTTCAAAAAATGTACGTTGAGGTTTTTGAAAAAAAATAG
- a CDS encoding toxin-antitoxin system HicB family antitoxin, giving the protein MPRVEKRFQTRMPYHVHERLAHAAEISGATLNQFVVQSALEKANFVLEREQILHLTYRDAEALFDAIENPPLPNEQLIKAAKNYKRKFIDEPV; this is encoded by the coding sequence ATGCCAAGAGTAGAAAAAAGATTTCAAACACGGATGCCTTATCATGTCCACGAAAGGCTTGCGCATGCCGCAGAGATATCGGGTGCAACGTTAAACCAGTTTGTTGTACAATCCGCTTTAGAGAAAGCCAATTTTGTACTGGAAAGAGAACAAATATTACATTTAACTTATCGTGATGCTGAAGCACTATTCGACGCAATTGAAAATCCACCATTACCAAATGAACAGTTAATAAAGGCAGCTAAAAACTACAAAAGGAAATTTATTGATGAACCGGTTTGA
- a CDS encoding formamidase — protein MGSIGSVSRPTNGLLAGLIQYPVPVVNSKKDIEANVDRICEATANTKAGYPGMDLIVWPEYSTQGLNTKKWVTEEFLLDIPGPETEAYSKACRDNDIWGVFSIMERNPDSSKMPYNTAIIINNKGDIVLKYRKLNPWVPVEPWLPGDLGVPVVDGPGGSKLALNICHDGMFPEQAREAAYKGCNVYIRISGYSTQVNEQWILTNRSNAWHNLMYTLAVNLAGYDGVFYYFGEGQITNYDGTVLVQGHRNPWEIVTGEIFPHLADQARKDWALENNIYNVGTRGYVAQPGGVKECPYTWVKDFAEGKYKLPWEDDIKVKDGSFYGYPTDGSRFGR, from the coding sequence ATGGGAAGTATCGGAAGCGTCAGCAGACCCACCAACGGACTACTCGCAGGATTGATTCAATACCCCGTGCCGGTGGTTAATTCAAAGAAGGACATCGAAGCCAATGTGGATCGTATTTGTGAGGCAACAGCTAACACCAAGGCGGGGTATCCGGGAATGGATCTCATTGTCTGGCCTGAGTACAGCACTCAGGGACTCAATACCAAAAAATGGGTCACCGAAGAGTTCCTTCTGGACATCCCGGGACCTGAGACCGAAGCCTATAGCAAGGCCTGCAGGGATAATGACATCTGGGGTGTTTTCTCTATTATGGAACGGAACCCAGACTCATCCAAAATGCCTTATAACACTGCCATTATCATCAATAACAAGGGTGATATCGTTCTCAAATACCGTAAGCTGAACCCCTGGGTACCAGTTGAACCCTGGCTGCCCGGAGACTTAGGGGTACCAGTCGTTGACGGCCCTGGCGGCAGTAAACTCGCACTTAACATCTGCCATGACGGTATGTTCCCGGAACAAGCCCGTGAAGCTGCCTACAAGGGGTGCAATGTCTACATCCGGATTTCAGGCTACTCCACCCAGGTCAACGAACAGTGGATTCTCACCAACCGTTCCAATGCCTGGCACAACTTGATGTATACTTTAGCAGTCAACCTTGCCGGTTACGATGGAGTCTTCTACTATTTCGGCGAAGGCCAGATCACCAATTATGACGGAACGGTGCTGGTACAGGGGCACAGAAATCCCTGGGAAATTGTGACAGGAGAAATCTTTCCCCACTTGGCAGATCAAGCCAGGAAAGACTGGGCACTGGAAAACAACATCTACAACGTCGGAACCCGTGGATATGTTGCCCAGCCCGGTGGTGTCAAGGAATGTCCCTACACCTGGGTCAAGGACTTTGCAGAGGGCAAGTACAAACTTCCCTGGGAAGATGATATCAAGGTTAAAGACGGCTCTTTCTACGGTTACCCCACTGATGGAAGTCGGTTTGGCAGGTAA
- a CDS encoding phosphate ABC transporter ATP-binding protein yields the protein MDKPVKIRVENLTFSYHQTPVFEHINLDFEAHAITAITGPSGRGKSTFLSLLNRLWESQPFARMEGKVWILLDGQWVDIYGKTLSKPDLRRKVGMVFQTPNPLPMSIYKNMAFPLKLTGVADKSLIEEKITAALRQAFLWDEVKDRLHDSAFSLSGGQQQRLCIARALVSQPEILLLDEPTSSLDAGAASVIEDLLVNLKERCTLIVVSHYLDQVSRIADTALKLEARGFSPV from the coding sequence ATGGATAAGCCTGTCAAGATCCGGGTGGAAAACCTGACCTTTTCATATCACCAGACACCGGTTTTCGAACATATCAATCTGGATTTTGAAGCCCATGCCATCACGGCCATCACCGGACCTTCGGGCAGGGGAAAATCCACGTTTTTATCCCTTTTGAACCGGTTGTGGGAATCCCAGCCCTTTGCAAGGATGGAAGGGAAGGTCTGGATCCTTCTGGACGGGCAGTGGGTCGATATCTATGGGAAAACCCTGAGCAAACCGGACCTGAGAAGAAAAGTGGGCATGGTGTTCCAGACCCCGAATCCGCTGCCCATGAGTATCTATAAAAATATGGCGTTTCCATTGAAATTGACCGGTGTTGCGGACAAATCCCTGATAGAGGAAAAGATCACGGCCGCACTCCGGCAGGCTTTTTTATGGGATGAGGTAAAAGACCGCCTGCATGACAGCGCCTTCAGCCTTTCCGGCGGCCAGCAGCAGCGGCTGTGCATTGCCAGGGCCCTGGTTTCACAGCCTGAAATCCTTCTTCTGGATGAACCCACCTCGTCTTTGGATGCCGGAGCCGCATCCGTGATTGAAGACCTGCTGGTCAATCTCAAAGAACGATGTACCCTGATCGTGGTATCCCATTACCTGGACCAGGTGTCCCGGATTGCCGACACGGCACTGAAACTGGAAGCCCGTGGTTTTTCACCGGTGTGA
- a CDS encoding putative transposase, which yields MARRIFLRWNQENYFKYMREQYGLDHLVSRGVEPADTENWFRIRRKKR from the coding sequence ATCGCCCGGAGAATCTTTTTGCGCTGGAACCAGGAAAACTATTTCAAATACATGCGGGAACAATATGGTCTTGATCATCTTGTATCCCGGGGTGTTGAACCGGCAGATACGGAAAACTGGTTCCGAATCCGCAGAAAAAAACGTTGA